Proteins encoded together in one Synergistaceae bacterium window:
- a CDS encoding HNH endonuclease: HITPWSKGGRTTAANCQMLCADCNRRKSDV, translated from the coding sequence CCATATAACCCCGTGGAGTAAAGGCGGCAGGACGACCGCCGCAAACTGTCAAATGCTTTGCGCAGATTGTAACAGGCGCAAGAGTGATGTTTAA